In Primulina huaijiensis isolate GDHJ02 unplaced genomic scaffold, ASM1229523v2 scaffold23605, whole genome shotgun sequence, the sequence AGATAGTTTGGTGGATTGTTCTGCCATGGAGGTTGATTTCCAAATGCTCTTTCAGATGTTGGAGTAATTGGCCAGGATTCTCGTCCGGTGAGACTCGGGTATGAGGTGAAGTCAACAGTAAAACTTCCACGCTTTCTATGATTCCCTGCCATGGCAAAAAGAAAAGTGGAGTCAACTTGGTGATAATAAAAGATTCATGACATTGATTAGTATGACATAAACCATAATGTCTTTTTATAAAAACGATCCAAATGATTCTGTCTAACCTGACATAGATGAAGAAAGACTTCCATAGCGAGGGGAGAATAAAGATCCCGGCTGTGGCTTCCGGCGACGCTCGTTGTGGCCAGCTAGGCGTCTGCGGCAGCTTCTTTTTTCTTGGTCGAATTCAGGCAACTGATGAAACCTGGAGAAAAACTAGCTTAAGAAACAATAATTTAGCATCAACTGTAAATGGATATGTTAATATAGATGTAACGATTCTTGCTTCCCATATTATTTGCACTCTGGTACAGGATTCGTCTGGTTCCACATCTGCTCTCGTGAATTTATTGGGCATGAAAGAGACCACTGACATATTTGGGCATGAAAGTTCCTTCAAGAACATGTAATAGGATTTTTTTATCGAATTTACGGCCCTTCCCGTGTCATTTCCAACAATTCTTATCTCAACATTCTTGGGACATTTCAAACTAAGAGGCCAGCTGCAAATTGCACTTTTCAGCAGCCCTCGACACAAATTTGTTGACACTCAGACAAAGATGCATGATTACATGTGAAATTCCAGAGTTACATTATTTACAAAACCGATAACTCACTAACTATATAACActggtaaaaagaaaaaaaaactatataacACTGGAAAGAACTATAGCACATGCCCACAAATTGCTTAATACAAGCCACATTAGGTACTAAAGAAACTGGGAATCGACTAAGATCCTACAAGAATCAGGGCAAGACCAATATGTTCACAGTCTATGTTGTGTACAGGCATCCAACACAGACAGCCCAAAAGCAACATAAACCAACATATTTAATCTTTATATTACTGCAATTTGAAATATCTATCCATATACAAGTTGAAACAACTTAAGGCCAACTAAATCACAACTAACCCAAATAGATAAGTTTTCCAAATATCGAGGGTAACTTTTGTAAAATGCTAAGTTTGACACCCAACCATCCTAAATCTTGAGTTGTCCATCTTCACAGTCAAAATCCAATATGAATTTACCAGATGCCTCAAGACAAGGAAATGAAAAGGAGACCCCATACAATATCGATGACTTATCGCAAAACAATTCATTGACACAATTCATCAAACACACCTATCTTAACAGCCAACCTAACTATGATATACAAGACGCACTCATAAAACACAATGAAACCCACCCAAAAAAAAAGGATTTATAAAGGGAATAAATTATGTTAATATATGTCCTCACTCATGCGTGTgactaattatatataaatcaaaagCGAATCTTTAattcctcaaaaaaaaaaagagcgaatctttaaaatataatttataaaaagatcaacaacaaaaaaaaaacccagaCCTGCTGCACTGCTGGCAAAATCTTTGCTCAAGGCCAGCAACAATGACATTCAACGACTTGGAATGCACACCACAAACCTTGTGCCTTGAATAGTAAGCCTTAACATCACTCAGATCTACATTACACCCCTCAACCTGGCACCTCGGTGGCGCACCTCCATGCACCGCCCCAGGCCGCCCCTTCTTCGCCGGTGACGGCGGAGGCTGCGCCGATCCACCACCAGTTTTGGGCTGCAAAGCTGAAGCACCCGCATCTTCAAAGTAGATTTTCTTGCCAAAGTTCAAGCCATTTAAAGAATTCGACCCCCCATAGACCGAGGAAGACGAAGAAACTGAATCACCCTTTTCCATTCCTGTCGTCTACAACCCATCCATCACTGTTCAATGAATTCAAATGAAAGTCACATGCACTATTTAGTATTTAAGCTGAAAATAAAcccatataaataaatatacatgaaATTTGTTAGCATGAGGGTAAGTGTGTGTAGTGGTAAAAAGTAGAGACCTGACAATGGGCCATAACGCCAGCTCTGTGGATTTAAGAGCAGGAGGAGAGGCTCATTTTCCGtcgaaataaatatatatgggAGAGGAGAATAATGGAAAGCAGGATTCGGATTGTGTTTTTTGGTGCAACCTTTTTTTAGGGTTGTGCTCTAAGCTATGCTATGTTGTATTACAAGAgctatttataaattattacagCAGTTATAATTCCTTAGTATGGAacccaaatatatttttatcaataaatcGTTGAAATTgagtataaaataaattaatcaacggtgtaataaataattaaaacgtgTTTGAAGTTTTACAATTGAGTATATCTCAGTCCAAGTTTtagattgataatataacttgCACTGTTTAATGATACTTTTTATCAGTAGATCTCAACGATCCTGAGACAGATCGACCTAATATATATATCtgcaataaaaagtaatattttcaacataaaaaataatatttttta encodes:
- the LOC140967152 gene encoding squamosa promoter-binding-like protein 9 — translated: MEKGDSVSSSSSVYGGSNSLNGLNFGKKIYFEDAGASALQPKTGGGSAQPPPSPAKKGRPGAVHGGAPPRCQVEGCNVDLSDVKAYYSRHKVCGVHSKSLNVIVAGLEQRFCQQCSRFHQLPEFDQEKRSCRRRLAGHNERRRKPQPGSLFSPRYGSLSSSMSGNHRKRGSFTVDFTSYPSLTGRESWPITPTSERAFGNQPPWQNNPPNYLPDLLQGSTTSPNHTVNIGVSSEVCFDGASNSCSALSLLSNQPWNSSARPLNLGINNFLGTNICTPTVHPPIDQYACPLWSFKGNQASDTLQEMPPDLGLGQIYQSSNNQYTGELGLAQQGGERFHELEHSRGYDSPGHHVNWSI